A window of Enterobacter ludwigii genomic DNA:
CCCAGTCACCCGTTATCGGGCAGGCAATGGCAATGCAGCCATCTTCGACGCTCACCTGACGCTCTTCCAAATAGACGCGGACAACGGCCTCAAGGCTTGGGTAATCCAGCCCTGAGTAGGTTTTCGCTTGAGAAATCTCCCCCGTGTTTACATCGCAGAGAGCAAGACGTGCGTTAGTCCCACCCACATCACCTACTAAAGCATACTTTGTCATTCTTCTACTGCTCCGCTAAAGTCAGAATAAATCTTTGGGACACTGTAAATTCAAGGCTGGATAACAACAACGACCTGAAGGCAGCTACCCCAGGATTGTCGATCTTCGTCACAGAATAACTTTACCGTTTCAGCACCTTTTGCACTATTGCCATAAAGCTGATTGTGCAAAGTAACGTAATACCGTTTTGTACAAGGAAATCATCATGCTCCACCCGCGAGCCAGAACCATGCTCCTGCTGGCAATTCCGGCGTTAATTATTGGCGTTGCCTCAAGTCTGGTGCTCATTGTCGTGATGAAAGTCGCGTCGGTGCTGCAAACGATGTTATGGGCAGCGCTTCCTGCAAAGCTGGGGGTCAACGTTGATTCTCCTGCATGGGTTATTTTGATGCTGACGTTAACCGGTATTGCGGTGGGGCTGGTGATCCGTTTCAGTCCCGGACATGCCGGGCCCGACCCGGCGCAGGAACCCTTGATCGGTGCTCCGGTTCCCCCTTCGGCGCTGCCGGGGTTGATCATCGCGTTGATTCTGGGTCTGGCGGGCGGCGTCAGTCTTGGGCCGGAACATCCGATCATGGCGGTTAACATCGGACTGGCGGTTTTCCTCGGTGCACGCATTTTGCCCCGTGTTGGCGCACTGGACTGGACTATCCTTGCCTCCGCAGGCACCATCGGAGCGCTTTTTGGCACGCCCGTTGCCGCCGCGCTGATCTTTTCGCAGACGCTCAGCAGCAACAACGATGTCCCGCTGTGGGATAAACTCTTTGCGCCGCTGATGGCCGCTGCTGCCGGCGCATTGACGACCAGCCTGTTTTTCCATCCCCATTTTTCACTCACCCTTCCCCACTATGGCCAGATGCAGATAGCCGATATCTTCAGCGGTGCCATCGTCGCCGCCATCGCCATTGCGCTGGGAATGGTGGCGGTATGGTGTCTTCCGCGTCTTCACCGGCTGATGCATAAGCTTAAGCACCCGGTATTCATTCTGGGAGTGGGTGGTTTCATTCTTGGTATTTTAGGGGCCATCGGCGGGGCGGTGACGTTGTTCAAAGGTCTGGATGAGATGCAGCAACTGGCCTTCAGCCAGGTGTTTAGCGTTTCAGATTATCTGCTGTTTGCGGTGATCAAACTGGCGGCGCTGGTAGTGGCTTCAGCCTGTGGTTTTCGCGGCGGGCGTATTTTCCCGGCGGTGTTTGTCGGTGTGGCGCTGGGGCTGATGCTGCACGGGCATGTGGATGCCGTCCCGGCGGCCATTACCGTATCCTGTTCGATTCTGGGGCTGGTTCTGGTGGTCACGCGCGATGCGTGGTTAAGTTTATTTATGGCGGCAGTCGTCGTGCCGGATTCGACGCTTTTCCCTCTGCTCTGCATCGTGATGTTGCCCGCCTGGCTCCTGCTGGCGGGCAAACCCATGATGATGGCATGGCGTAACGATAAGTAATCAGGCGCTATTACGCGCTTCCAGCGCTTTAGTAATGGCCCCCAGCAGCGGCGGGATGTCTGCTTTCGGCAGCATCACCTCAATCAGCGAGAGCCGCTCATGGTGGGCCACTTTTTCAAGCACGTCCACCAGCTGTTCCGCTTCACTGACCCGCCAGCACTGAGCCTGAGGATCAAGGCTCAGTGCCTGTGGTATTTGCGTCCAGTTCCACAACGCAATGTCGTTGTACCGCTGTTCCGGCCCGTGGATCGCTCGTTCAACCGTGTACCCTTCGTTGTTAAGCACAAGGATGATGGGGTGCTGTTTATCACGCAACATCGATCCAAGCTCCTGAATAGTCAGCTGAGCCGCACCATCCCCTGTCAGGACAATTACGCGCCGATTCGGACATGCCGTTTGCGCACCGAATGCTGCCGCCAGCGTATAACCAATCGACCCCCACAGCGGCTGGACGATAAAATTCACGTCTGCCGGTAGTCTAAGGTCAATCGCGCCGAAGGCCGAGGTGCCCTGATCCGCAAGAATGATATCTCCCGGGCGAATGAACGTTTGCAACGTTCGCCAGAAATTGTCCTGGGTAAGTGAGCCATCTGGCTGCGGGTAGGCCATTGCACCATGAGAAGACGGTACAGGCTTATCGTGCACGTGCTGTTTGCACAGCTCCACCAGCGTCTCAATCGCCTGAAGCATCGGAATACCGGTAAACCAGATATCGCCGACGCGAGCGGCATGAGGCTGGACTTCTATCGTTTGCGCCGGGGTTAACTGATGGGTGAACCCCGCCGTCAGGGTATCGGTAAAACGCGTGCCGATGCACAACACCGTGTCCGCCCCTTCAATCGCCTCTTTTACCGCGCCGGCGCTGGCTGAACCACTGTACGTGCCGTAAAAACCAGTGTGACGTTCATCGAATATGCCTTTGCCCATCAGCATGGTGGCATGCGCCATCGGTACGTCCTTCACCCATTTTTGTAATGCATGTTTAAGGCCATGACGCAGGACCAGGAAATCCGCCAGGAGTGCAGTACGCTTGCTTCTGGCCAGCTTGCTCTCTGCAGCATCGCGAAACGCCTTCAGGCACGCACTATCGGCATGAGCATGCTTCAGGGTGAGAGCGTTTACAGGAGGTGTAGCCGCTTTTTTTGCCACATCGGCAGGCAACATCAGGTAGCCGGGACGGCGTTCACGGAGCATCGTGGTCAGCA
This region includes:
- a CDS encoding ion channel protein, encoding MLHPRARTMLLLAIPALIIGVASSLVLIVVMKVASVLQTMLWAALPAKLGVNVDSPAWVILMLTLTGIAVGLVIRFSPGHAGPDPAQEPLIGAPVPPSALPGLIIALILGLAGGVSLGPEHPIMAVNIGLAVFLGARILPRVGALDWTILASAGTIGALFGTPVAAALIFSQTLSSNNDVPLWDKLFAPLMAAAAGALTTSLFFHPHFSLTLPHYGQMQIADIFSGAIVAAIAIALGMVAVWCLPRLHRLMHKLKHPVFILGVGGFILGILGAIGGAVTLFKGLDEMQQLAFSQVFSVSDYLLFAVIKLAALVVASACGFRGGRIFPAVFVGVALGLMLHGHVDAVPAAITVSCSILGLVLVVTRDAWLSLFMAAVVVPDSTLFPLLCIVMLPAWLLLAGKPMMMAWRNDK
- the ipdC gene encoding indolepyruvate decarboxylase; amino-acid sequence: MRTPYCVADYLLDRLTDCGADHLFGVPGDYNLQFLDHVIDSPDICWVGCANELNASYAADGYARCKGFAALLTTFGVGELSAMNGIAGSYAEHVPVLHIVGAPGTASQQRGELLHHTLGDGEFRHFYHMSEPITVAQAILTEQNACYEIDRVLTTMLRERRPGYLMLPADVAKKAATPPVNALTLKHAHADSACLKAFRDAAESKLARSKRTALLADFLVLRHGLKHALQKWVKDVPMAHATMLMGKGIFDERHTGFYGTYSGSASAGAVKEAIEGADTVLCIGTRFTDTLTAGFTHQLTPAQTIEVQPHAARVGDIWFTGIPMLQAIETLVELCKQHVHDKPVPSSHGAMAYPQPDGSLTQDNFWRTLQTFIRPGDIILADQGTSAFGAIDLRLPADVNFIVQPLWGSIGYTLAAAFGAQTACPNRRVIVLTGDGAAQLTIQELGSMLRDKQHPIILVLNNEGYTVERAIHGPEQRYNDIALWNWTQIPQALSLDPQAQCWRVSEAEQLVDVLEKVAHHERLSLIEVMLPKADIPPLLGAITKALEARNSA